A window of the Synechococcus sp. LTW-R genome harbors these coding sequences:
- a CDS encoding TPM domain-containing protein gives MTEPRAAHSASALRGWLLGLALSLALLLGWGAAPAWAYDNPDLLPDHPTPVIDLAKILTDNQRAALEAEINDFEAVSGWKLRVLTQYDRTPGLAVKDFWGLDERSLLLIADERGGNLLNFNVGDALFALMPRTYWVELQTRFGNQYYVRDHGQDAALLDSLHTVKGCLEIGGCQVVPGLPQEQWLLTLATSILGGLIVGFAAYPRKPEHTVEWAWVLLLSPLWVILFGVFGVAPIITRTSDLLPLVRNALGFIGAIAVAYLIAQNTIGKTRLKEGDQG, from the coding sequence ATGACCGAGCCGCGTGCAGCCCACAGCGCCTCCGCCCTCCGCGGCTGGCTGCTGGGTCTAGCCCTCAGCCTGGCGCTCCTGCTGGGTTGGGGGGCTGCACCGGCCTGGGCCTATGACAACCCGGACCTATTGCCCGATCACCCAACCCCGGTGATCGACCTGGCAAAGATCCTCACGGACAACCAGCGCGCCGCTCTGGAAGCCGAGATCAACGACTTCGAAGCCGTCAGCGGCTGGAAGCTGCGCGTCCTCACCCAGTACGACCGCACACCCGGGCTCGCCGTTAAAGACTTCTGGGGCCTCGATGAGCGCAGCCTGCTGCTGATCGCCGACGAGCGCGGCGGGAACCTGCTCAACTTCAACGTGGGCGACGCGCTATTCGCGTTGATGCCCCGCACCTACTGGGTGGAGCTGCAAACCCGCTTCGGCAACCAGTACTACGTGCGCGACCACGGCCAGGATGCGGCGCTGCTCGACTCACTCCACACCGTCAAGGGCTGCCTTGAGATCGGCGGCTGCCAGGTCGTGCCCGGCCTGCCCCAGGAGCAATGGCTGCTCACCCTCGCCACCTCGATCCTGGGTGGTCTGATCGTGGGATTTGCCGCCTATCCCCGCAAGCCGGAGCACACCGTGGAGTGGGCCTGGGTGCTGCTGCTCTCCCCCCTCTGGGTGATTCTCTTTGGGGTCTTCGGTGTGGCGCCGATCATCACCCGCACCTCCGACCTGCTGCCGCTGGTGCGGAACGCTCTGGGCTTCATCGGAGCGATTGCCGTCGCCTATCTGATCGCCCAAAACACGATCGGGAAGACCCGCCTCAAGGAAGGCGATCAGGGCTAA
- a CDS encoding glycoside hydrolase family 104 protein — protein sequence MAPSSAARSLFSLPVASLLGVSALLAPVPALADAGQSKPQAANAETLSLLPALPPVPRQPAAPRSRLAMLDASDGQITPGGPFRYAITPERRALLNTIRFAEGTWARGEDLGYRVMFGGGLMGGMDRHPNRVIYSGRYASAAAGAYQFMPFTWTMASQKLGLAGFGPHVQDQAAIFLIQRRGALALADRGEFTPELAAKLAPEWASFPTLAGYSYYGQPVKRYAALKAFYEQSLAQLKTLADPPQEPVVELPTCEPVQSLRCRLEALDRIGPKPKSLGI from the coding sequence ATGGCTCCTTCGAGCGCTGCGCGTTCTCTCTTCTCCCTCCCGGTTGCATCCCTGCTGGGTGTCTCGGCTCTGCTGGCCCCCGTGCCCGCCCTGGCCGATGCCGGTCAGTCCAAGCCTCAGGCCGCCAATGCTGAGACCCTCAGCCTGCTGCCGGCGCTTCCTCCTGTCCCTCGCCAGCCCGCCGCGCCCCGTTCTCGCCTGGCGATGCTGGATGCCAGCGATGGTCAGATCACTCCAGGCGGGCCCTTCCGCTACGCGATCACGCCTGAGCGCCGCGCCCTGCTGAACACGATTCGCTTCGCCGAAGGCACCTGGGCCCGCGGTGAGGATCTGGGCTACCGCGTGATGTTTGGCGGTGGCCTGATGGGCGGAATGGATCGCCATCCGAACCGGGTGATCTATTCCGGTCGCTATGCCAGCGCCGCCGCCGGGGCTTACCAGTTCATGCCCTTCACTTGGACCATGGCCAGCCAAAAACTGGGCCTGGCTGGGTTTGGCCCCCATGTTCAAGACCAGGCCGCCATCTTTTTGATTCAGCGCCGCGGTGCCCTCGCTCTGGCTGATCGCGGAGAGTTCACCCCGGAGCTTGCCGCCAAGCTCGCTCCCGAATGGGCCTCGTTCCCGACCCTGGCTGGCTACAGCTATTACGGCCAGCCGGTCAAGCGCTACGCGGCCCTGAAGGCCTTCTATGAGCAGAGCCTGGCCCAGTTGAAGACCCTGGCGGACCCCCCCCAGGAGCCGGTGGTCGAGCTCCCGACTTGCGAGCCGGTCCAGTCCCTGCGTTGCCGTCTCGAGGCCCTGGATCGGATTGGACCCAAGCCGAAGAGCCTGGGCATCTAG
- a CDS encoding TIGR04168 family protein: MATLRIVIAGDLHGQWDGLDEEVLAALAPDALLLVGDLSDGQQLIPKRLTRLSLPMACILGNHDTGRDASGRTLQRQLDLLGDLHCGWGLRELHPPGLAVVGARPASAGGGHYLNRAAEAVFGPVGLEESAERIHAAALSADPHLPLVVLAHSGPSGLGSGAADPCGRDWKAPACDWGDQDLALAIDRIRRSRPVPLVVFGHMHHRLKRGQGERQSFSRDRSGTTYLNTAFVPRHGEDPQGRALRHFSWVEFEDGVLQEVSHRWFSHGGTLPYRQTLFRAEVA, encoded by the coding sequence TTGGCCACCCTCCGCATTGTCATCGCCGGTGATCTGCATGGCCAGTGGGATGGTCTGGATGAAGAGGTCTTGGCGGCACTTGCGCCCGACGCCCTCTTGTTGGTCGGTGACCTGAGCGACGGTCAGCAGCTGATCCCCAAGCGGCTGACGCGCCTGAGCCTGCCGATGGCCTGCATCCTCGGGAACCACGACACCGGTCGCGATGCCAGCGGTCGCACCCTGCAACGTCAATTGGACCTGTTGGGTGACCTCCATTGCGGCTGGGGTCTGCGGGAGTTGCACCCACCGGGGCTGGCCGTCGTCGGCGCTCGGCCCGCCAGTGCCGGTGGCGGTCACTACCTCAACCGCGCTGCCGAAGCGGTCTTTGGACCGGTCGGCTTGGAGGAGTCCGCTGAACGCATCCATGCGGCGGCCCTCTCGGCCGATCCGCACCTGCCCCTGGTGGTGCTGGCCCATTCCGGACCGAGCGGTTTGGGGAGTGGGGCCGCCGATCCCTGTGGGCGGGATTGGAAGGCGCCCGCCTGCGATTGGGGTGATCAGGACTTGGCACTCGCGATCGATCGGATTCGCCGCAGCCGTCCCGTCCCCTTGGTGGTCTTTGGCCACATGCATCACCGCCTGAAGCGTGGCCAGGGGGAGCGGCAGAGCTTCAGCCGGGACCGTTCCGGAACCACCTATCTCAATACCGCCTTTGTTCCCCGTCACGGGGAGGACCCCCAGGGCCGAGCGCTGCGGCACTTCAGCTGGGTTGAGTTTGAGGACGGCGTCCTCCAGGAGGTGTCCCACCGCTGGTTCAGCCACGGGGGGACGCTCCCTTACCGCCAGACCCTCTTTCGGGCGGAGGTGGCCTAG
- the nadA gene encoding quinolinate synthase NadA: MVFAAAQNTSFGCPAHRDLPEAIAALKRQRNAVILAHYYQEPEIQDVADFIGDSLELSRKAAATDADVIVFCGVHFMAEVAKILSPRKTVLLPDLEAGCTLADACPADGFAQFRAEHPDHLVVSYINCSAAVKAQSDLICTSSNAVDLVRQLPADRPILFAPDQNLGRWVQSQSGRELTLWPGSCIVHETFSEQALLQLKLDHPGAEVLAHPECQQHLLDHADFIGSTSALLRRSEASPAEAFIVLTEPGILHQMRKAVPGKSFFEVPGADGCSCNACPYMRLNTLEKLWQCLSDLSPAIEMDEAMRLRALAPIQKMLEMSR, translated from the coding sequence TTGGTTTTCGCGGCAGCCCAGAACACCTCCTTCGGTTGCCCTGCTCACCGGGATCTCCCGGAGGCAATCGCCGCGTTGAAACGGCAGCGCAATGCCGTGATCCTGGCCCACTACTACCAAGAGCCTGAGATCCAGGACGTCGCTGATTTCATCGGCGACTCGCTGGAACTCTCCCGGAAGGCGGCCGCCACCGATGCGGACGTCATCGTCTTCTGTGGGGTGCACTTCATGGCCGAGGTCGCCAAGATCCTCAGCCCGCGGAAGACCGTGTTGCTGCCGGACCTGGAGGCTGGCTGCACCCTGGCGGACGCCTGCCCCGCGGATGGCTTCGCCCAGTTCCGGGCCGAGCACCCCGACCACCTCGTGGTCAGCTACATCAACTGCTCGGCCGCGGTGAAAGCGCAGAGCGATCTGATCTGCACCAGCAGCAATGCCGTTGATCTGGTCCGACAGCTGCCGGCCGATCGACCGATCCTGTTTGCACCGGATCAAAACCTCGGACGTTGGGTGCAAAGCCAAAGCGGGCGAGAACTCACCCTCTGGCCTGGCAGCTGCATCGTCCACGAGACCTTCAGCGAGCAGGCCCTACTGCAACTGAAGCTCGATCACCCCGGTGCCGAAGTGCTGGCCCACCCCGAATGCCAGCAGCACCTGCTCGACCACGCTGATTTCATCGGCTCCACCAGTGCTCTGCTGCGCCGCTCGGAAGCCAGCCCAGCCGAGGCCTTCATCGTGCTGACCGAGCCCGGGATCCTGCACCAGATGCGCAAGGCGGTCCCAGGCAAGTCCTTCTTTGAGGTGCCCGGCGCCGATGGCTGCAGCTGCAACGCCTGTCCCTACATGCGCCTCAACACGCTCGAGAAGCTCTGGCAGTGCCTGAGCGACCTCAGCCCCGCCATCGAGATGGATGAGGCGATGCGCCTGCGGGCCCTCGCGCCAATCCAAAAAATGCTGGAGATGAGCCGCTGA
- a CDS encoding class I fructose-bisphosphate aldolase: MALQAFRDELASTAAALAAPGTGLLAADESTGTIGKRFDAIDLENSEENRRAYRSLLATTPGLSDHISGVILFEETLFQDSTKEAGGTPITELFQAQGIVPGIKVDEGVEPLAGGLSGETWCTGLKGLAERAARYYERGARFAKWRAVLQISASGSPSELSVRENAWGLARYARTVQEQGLVPIVEPEILMDGDHDITTTAAVQEWVLRTTYEALAVNGVFLEGSLLKPSMTCAGASCSQQPSAEEVGEFTVRTLRRTVPSAVPSILFLSGGLSEEDASLCLNAINQVAARCGAPWHLGFSYGRALQHSCIKNWAGKDLKAGQAALLARARANGAASLGSYVPGSEPSDDSSLFVANYSY; encoded by the coding sequence ATGGCCCTGCAAGCGTTCCGCGATGAGTTGGCCAGCACCGCAGCGGCCTTGGCCGCCCCGGGGACGGGACTCTTGGCGGCCGATGAATCCACCGGGACCATCGGCAAACGCTTCGACGCGATCGACCTCGAGAACAGCGAAGAGAACCGGCGCGCCTACCGCAGTCTTCTGGCCACGACCCCGGGCCTCAGCGATCACATCTCCGGTGTGATCCTCTTCGAAGAAACCCTCTTCCAGGACAGCACCAAGGAGGCGGGCGGAACGCCGATCACGGAGCTCTTTCAAGCCCAGGGCATCGTCCCCGGGATCAAGGTCGATGAGGGGGTGGAGCCCCTCGCCGGCGGTTTGAGCGGCGAGACCTGGTGCACCGGCTTGAAGGGCCTCGCGGAGCGGGCAGCCCGCTACTACGAACGGGGCGCGCGCTTTGCCAAGTGGCGCGCCGTCCTCCAGATCAGCGCCAGCGGCTCCCCCTCCGAGCTCTCGGTGCGCGAGAACGCCTGGGGCCTGGCTCGCTATGCCCGGACCGTGCAGGAGCAGGGGTTGGTGCCCATCGTGGAGCCGGAAATCCTGATGGATGGTGACCACGACATCACCACCACCGCGGCCGTTCAGGAGTGGGTGTTGCGCACCACCTACGAGGCACTTGCGGTCAACGGCGTCTTCCTTGAAGGCAGCCTCCTCAAGCCATCGATGACCTGCGCTGGGGCGAGCTGCTCCCAGCAGCCCAGTGCCGAGGAGGTCGGGGAGTTCACGGTTCGAACCCTGAGGCGCACGGTTCCTTCGGCCGTTCCCTCGATCCTGTTTCTCAGTGGCGGCCTCAGCGAAGAAGACGCCAGCCTCTGCTTGAACGCCATCAACCAGGTGGCGGCTCGCTGTGGTGCCCCCTGGCACTTGGGTTTCTCCTACGGCCGGGCGCTCCAGCACTCCTGCATCAAGAACTGGGCGGGCAAGGACCTCAAGGCTGGCCAGGCAGCCCTCTTGGCGCGGGCGCGGGCCAATGGGGCCGCCAGCCTGGGCAGCTATGTCCCCGGCTCGGAACCCTCCGATGACAGCAGCTTGTTTGTCGCGAACTACAGCTACTGA
- a CDS encoding ligase-associated DNA damage response exonuclease — protein sequence MPLAPGGLLELTPEGLYCAAAGAWIDPWRPVPRALITHAHADHARPGCGEYWAVASSEGILRERLGAEINLLPVGYGELNRIGEARVSFHSAGHVLGSAQIRLEAGGESWLVSGDYKRCHDPSCTPFEPVQADVFISEATFGLPIYRWETGAAVARQIQSWWQTEPEKPSVLFCYAFGKAQRVLAELHQLGVEDTVLLHGAVDRLMGPYREAGVAMPPTMPLSQVPKGESLAGRLVIAPPAAHRSSGMARLAKAQNGFVSGWMAVRGARRRRGYGRGFVMSDHADWAGLVRSVQESRAQQVYVTHGQSTVLSRYLRELEGINAEPLEGAFEAERFDEEETP from the coding sequence ATGCCCCTCGCCCCAGGCGGCCTGTTGGAGCTCACCCCGGAGGGTCTCTACTGCGCGGCGGCTGGCGCCTGGATCGATCCCTGGCGGCCGGTCCCCAGGGCCCTGATCACCCACGCCCACGCGGACCATGCCCGGCCTGGCTGCGGCGAGTATTGGGCGGTGGCCTCCAGCGAAGGAATCCTGCGGGAGCGGCTGGGGGCAGAGATCAACCTGCTGCCAGTGGGCTACGGCGAACTCAACCGCATTGGCGAGGCGAGGGTCTCCTTTCATTCCGCCGGCCATGTCCTCGGATCGGCCCAGATCCGCCTGGAAGCCGGTGGGGAGAGCTGGTTGGTCAGTGGCGATTACAAGCGCTGCCACGACCCCAGTTGCACGCCCTTCGAACCCGTCCAGGCGGACGTCTTCATCAGCGAAGCCACCTTCGGCCTCCCGATCTACCGCTGGGAAACCGGAGCGGCGGTCGCCCGCCAAATCCAGAGCTGGTGGCAGACCGAGCCGGAGAAGCCATCAGTGCTCTTCTGTTACGCCTTTGGCAAGGCACAGCGCGTGCTCGCGGAGCTGCATCAACTGGGAGTGGAGGACACGGTCCTGCTCCACGGCGCCGTCGATCGACTGATGGGGCCCTATCGCGAGGCGGGCGTCGCTATGCCGCCGACAATGCCTCTCTCCCAGGTGCCGAAGGGGGAGTCCTTGGCGGGGCGTCTCGTCATTGCACCACCGGCCGCCCACCGCAGCAGCGGCATGGCTCGGCTGGCCAAGGCACAGAACGGTTTCGTCAGCGGCTGGATGGCGGTCCGCGGTGCCCGCCGGCGACGGGGCTATGGCCGCGGTTTTGTCATGAGCGATCACGCCGACTGGGCGGGATTGGTGCGCAGTGTGCAGGAGAGCCGAGCGCAGCAGGTCTATGTGACCCACGGTCAAAGCACGGTCCTCTCCAGATATCTACGGGAGCTCGAGGGGATTAACGCGGAACCCCTCGAAGGGGCCTTTGAAGCCGAACGCTTTGACGAGGAGGAGACGCCATGA
- a CDS encoding ATP-dependent DNA ligase has product MKAFSQLFAELDGTSSTTAKLGALEAYFRSAPPGDAAWALALLMGKRRKRLISGRRLREICLHAVGLPDWLFEACSNQVGDSAETVSLLWSQQQAGPTAPSGERSLSEWMVQVLPTLAEAEGEAQEAAVVRTWQSLPTGELLLINKLLSGGFRVGVSTGLVTRGVARSAGLDEALIAHRLMGGFNPSAESYGALTAEASDADALAARPFPFFLASPIEREQIEQTPADQWQVEWKWDGIRGQLIHRSGGCSLWSRGEDLINEAFPELIDLAESLPQGTVLDGEVLIWHADSGTPEPFATLQRRLGRKAPSRALQKDCPAAFMAYDLLELDGMDQRQTPLEQRRRRLGALVQSWSETERDGTSRLRLSETPPLRGWGELEGLREQARQKGAEGLMLKAKSSPYLVGRKRGHWWKHKLEPFHLDAVLLYAQSGSGRRANLYTDYSFGLWNDEGELVTFAKAYSGLDDGEIRQVDRWIRAHTTERFGPVRAVEPTLVFELAFEGLQPSKRHKCGLAVRFPRISRWRQDKPAAEADSVATALALMEGR; this is encoded by the coding sequence ATGAAGGCCTTCTCCCAGCTGTTTGCCGAGCTGGATGGCACCAGCAGCACCACGGCCAAGTTGGGGGCCCTCGAGGCCTACTTCCGCAGTGCCCCTCCTGGAGATGCCGCCTGGGCCCTCGCCCTCCTGATGGGGAAACGGCGCAAACGGCTGATCAGTGGACGACGCCTCAGGGAGATCTGCCTGCATGCGGTCGGCCTACCGGATTGGTTGTTCGAGGCCTGTAGCAATCAAGTGGGTGATTCCGCAGAAACGGTCTCACTGCTGTGGAGCCAACAGCAAGCCGGTCCAACGGCGCCGAGTGGCGAGCGCAGCCTGAGCGAGTGGATGGTGCAGGTCTTGCCCACGCTGGCGGAAGCGGAGGGGGAGGCGCAGGAGGCCGCGGTGGTGCGCACCTGGCAAAGCCTCCCGACTGGGGAGCTGCTGCTGATCAACAAGTTGCTGAGCGGTGGCTTTCGCGTGGGCGTCTCCACCGGTCTGGTGACCCGGGGCGTCGCCCGCAGCGCTGGACTCGATGAGGCCCTGATTGCCCATCGCCTGATGGGAGGGTTCAACCCATCGGCCGAGAGCTATGGGGCCCTGACCGCAGAGGCCAGTGATGCGGATGCGCTCGCCGCCCGTCCCTTCCCGTTTTTCCTGGCCAGCCCGATCGAACGCGAGCAGATCGAGCAGACCCCCGCCGATCAGTGGCAGGTGGAGTGGAAGTGGGACGGCATCCGCGGGCAGCTGATCCACCGCAGTGGTGGCTGCAGCCTCTGGAGCCGCGGTGAAGACTTGATCAATGAGGCCTTCCCTGAGCTGATCGACCTGGCGGAGTCCTTACCCCAGGGGACGGTGCTCGATGGCGAGGTCTTGATTTGGCACGCGGACTCGGGCACCCCGGAACCCTTTGCCACCCTGCAACGGCGCCTGGGGCGCAAGGCCCCAAGCCGGGCGCTGCAAAAGGACTGTCCAGCGGCCTTCATGGCCTATGACCTGCTGGAACTGGACGGGATGGACCAGCGTCAGACCCCGCTCGAGCAACGCCGCCGGCGGTTGGGAGCGCTCGTTCAGAGCTGGAGCGAGACCGAGCGGGATGGGACCTCACGGCTGCGCCTCTCGGAGACACCACCCCTGAGGGGTTGGGGTGAGCTCGAGGGCTTGCGGGAGCAGGCGCGCCAGAAGGGGGCGGAGGGCTTGATGCTCAAGGCCAAGTCCTCGCCGTATCTGGTGGGGCGCAAACGGGGCCACTGGTGGAAACACAAGCTGGAGCCGTTTCACCTTGATGCGGTGCTGCTGTACGCCCAGTCCGGTAGCGGTCGACGGGCCAACCTCTACACGGATTACAGCTTTGGACTCTGGAATGACGAGGGCGAGTTGGTGACCTTCGCCAAGGCCTACTCCGGACTCGACGACGGGGAAATTCGCCAGGTGGATCGGTGGATCCGGGCCCACACCACCGAACGCTTTGGGCCGGTGCGTGCCGTGGAGCCAACCCTGGTGTTCGAATTGGCCTTTGAAGGTCTGCAACCCTCGAAACGCCACAAGTGCGGTCTCGCGGTGCGCTTCCCGCGGATCAGCCGCTGGCGGCAGGACAAACCCGCCGCAGAAGCCGACAGCGTCGCCACGGCCCTGGCCCTGATGGAGGGCCGATGA